A DNA window from Candidatus Woesearchaeota archaeon contains the following coding sequences:
- a CDS encoding 50S ribosomal protein L34e, which produces MVAPRLRSRTLRRVFRKTPGGKTVVLYKRRAANKPRCGLTGQELHGVPRGTPSKIKALPKSKKRPQRPFGGVLSSEAMRRVLIERARALDQEEENLER; this is translated from the coding sequence ATGGTAGCACCAAGACTACGCTCAAGAACACTAAGAAGAGTATTCAGAAAGACTCCAGGAGGCAAAACAGTTGTTCTTTACAAGAGAAGAGCTGCTAACAAGCCCCGTTGCGGTCTTACAGGACAAGAACTTCACGGAGTACCAAGAGGGACTCCAAGCAAGATCAAAGCGCTTCCAAAATCAAAGAAAAGACCCCAAAGACCCTTTGGAGGCGTTCTTTCAAGTGAAGCGATGAGACGTGTTCTTATCGAGCGTGCAAGAGCTCTTGACCAGGAAGAGGAGAACCTTGAGCGGTAA